Proteins found in one Candidatus Fermentibacter sp. genomic segment:
- a CDS encoding TetR/AcrR family transcriptional regulator translates to MQKTASREAILEAAAEVFAEKGFDGARVEEIARRARVNKAMLYYHVGDKKTLYDSVVGSIQARGRAMLEKIIEEGGDPRDMLRKAVGGFVSMTFSNPVAPAIILREVAGGGANMGEGSVERLENLLSLVRTIVERGVESGVLRPVDPAFAQFLLAGTVMFLAAGIPFRRRLAERGDPSGPLESGEMTEKLCDLLLNGLSVEGA, encoded by the coding sequence ATGCAGAAGACTGCCTCCCGGGAGGCCATCCTCGAGGCCGCCGCCGAAGTCTTCGCCGAAAAGGGCTTCGACGGCGCCCGCGTAGAGGAGATCGCCCGCAGGGCCCGCGTCAACAAGGCCATGCTCTACTATCACGTCGGCGACAAGAAGACCCTGTACGACTCCGTCGTAGGGTCGATACAGGCCCGGGGCAGGGCCATGCTCGAGAAGATCATCGAGGAAGGCGGCGATCCCCGCGACATGCTCCGGAAAGCGGTCGGGGGCTTCGTCTCGATGACCTTCAGCAATCCGGTTGCTCCGGCGATCATCCTGCGCGAGGTCGCCGGCGGCGGGGCGAACATGGGCGAGGGATCGGTGGAGAGGCTCGAGAACCTTCTCTCTCTCGTCCGCACGATAGTCGAGCGCGGCGTCGAATCCGGCGTGCTGAGGCCCGTCGACCCGGCATTCGCCCAGTTCCTCCTGGCAGGGACAGTGATGTTCCTCGCGGCCGGGATCCCGTTCAGGCGGCGGCTCGCCGAGAGGGGAGACCCCTCCGGGCCTCTGGAATCCGGCGAGATGACCGAGAAGCTCTGCGATCTGCTGTTGAACGGCCTCTCTGTGGAGGGTGCATGA
- a CDS encoding T9SS type A sorting domain-containing protein: MPHILLILAVSSSTFQGVWGGSQNDFAYDLTTTPTGFLLAGRTDSWAGSSSDAWLVSVDAGGDTLWSRRYGGYGPDWAYSIIPVSTGGYLVTGRYGSTTSGDLDGWLIRIDAQGDTLWSRSYGGTGSQTFFSSIESPDGGFISTGLMAGTGFDLWVLGVDSAGGFLWQTILGGSADDCGYGIAPGPDGFVVAGQTLSYGAGDGDLWLIGFDWDGDSLASEIIGGASFDYPWCIIAMPSGGYAVSSTSRSYGAGSYDFWITRLGSDLGLQWAEAYGYKDDDWCYNCSPAGDGLVVTGMRNVGGHEAWLLNLDASGDTLWTRTYETPGLMNRGLGVVQAPDGGFALCGGLADSTDEDFWLVKTDPDGFCPETGIGDEEGSPSMQAFAMTPNPAHGSFSISIPGHDGSPLPLEIYDAAGRLVASVDTPQGPPGATGVVSPGSARHLPAGVYIVRLPTLDCPPSKLVILGD; the protein is encoded by the coding sequence ATGCCTCACATCCTGCTCATCCTCGCGGTCTCCTCATCCACGTTCCAGGGTGTATGGGGCGGATCACAGAACGACTTCGCCTACGATCTCACGACGACTCCGACAGGGTTCCTCCTCGCGGGGAGAACCGATTCCTGGGCCGGGAGCAGTTCGGACGCCTGGCTCGTCAGTGTCGACGCCGGCGGAGATACGCTCTGGTCGAGGAGATACGGCGGGTACGGTCCCGACTGGGCCTACTCGATCATCCCCGTCTCGACGGGCGGGTACCTCGTCACGGGCCGCTACGGTTCGACGACCTCGGGCGATCTCGACGGCTGGCTCATCCGGATCGACGCCCAGGGCGACACGCTGTGGTCGAGGAGCTATGGCGGGACGGGCTCGCAGACGTTCTTCAGCAGCATCGAGTCTCCGGACGGGGGCTTCATCAGCACGGGGCTCATGGCAGGCACGGGATTCGACCTCTGGGTGCTTGGGGTGGATTCCGCGGGCGGTTTCCTCTGGCAGACCATCCTCGGCGGCTCGGCCGACGACTGCGGATACGGGATCGCACCGGGTCCCGACGGTTTCGTCGTGGCAGGCCAGACGCTGTCGTACGGGGCGGGAGACGGCGACCTCTGGCTGATCGGCTTCGACTGGGACGGCGACAGCCTGGCCTCGGAGATCATCGGCGGTGCCTCGTTCGACTACCCCTGGTGCATCATCGCGATGCCTTCTGGCGGATACGCGGTCTCCAGCACCAGCAGGTCATACGGCGCCGGTTCCTACGACTTCTGGATCACGAGGCTCGGTTCCGACCTCGGCCTCCAGTGGGCGGAGGCCTACGGATACAAGGACGACGACTGGTGCTACAACTGCTCGCCGGCCGGCGACGGGCTCGTCGTCACGGGGATGAGGAACGTGGGGGGCCACGAGGCCTGGCTCCTGAACCTCGACGCCTCGGGCGACACCCTATGGACGAGGACCTACGAGACGCCGGGTCTCATGAATCGCGGGCTGGGCGTGGTTCAGGCCCCCGACGGCGGATTCGCCCTCTGCGGAGGGTTGGCGGACTCGACGGACGAGGACTTCTGGCTGGTCAAGACCGATCCGGACGGGTTCTGCCCGGAGACGGGCATCGGGGACGAGGAAGGCTCGCCTTCGATGCAGGCCTTCGCGATGACCCCCAATCCCGCGCACGGGTCGTTCTCGATTTCCATCCCCGGACACGATGGGAGCCCGCTGCCTCTCGAGATCTACGACGCCGCCGGGCGCCTGGTCGCCTCCGTCGACACCCCGCAGGGCCCCCCGGGGGCTACGGGAGTCGTCTCGCCGGGATCGGCGCGGCATCTCCCCGCCGGAGTCTACATCGTCAGGCTCCCCACACTGGACTGCCCGCCCTCGAAACTGGTCATCCTGGGCGACTGA
- the trmFO gene encoding methylenetetrahydrofolate--tRNA-(uracil(54)-C(5))-methyltransferase (FADH(2)-oxidizing) TrmFO produces the protein MSSLTPVVIGGGLAGCEAAWAMARAGVACVLVEMRPAVKTEAHVTGTLAELVCSNSLRSSNPDNAVGLLKWEMSQLGSVVMQAASGCRVPAGDAFAVDRTLFSEAVESLVENHGAITVTRAEVTDLPPSRRVIVATGPLTSPALSRRIAELTGSEHLYFYDAIAPVISDCSIDRSVAFPQSRYDKGDGGDYLNCPMDADTYHRFVDALLEAEKVPARAFEKELHFPGCMPVEAIAASGPEALAHGPLKPVGLTDPATGARPYAVVQLRRENASGTAWNLVGCQTKLTYPEQARVLRMVPGLGDAEFLRFGSMHRNTFINSPAVLDGSLRLVRDPSISFAGQITGVEGYVESAACGILAGLFAASEALGSELPPPPPETALGSLLRHATVSPLRHFQPSNVNYGLFPALPGRTPARMRNAAYAARAREAFTRWIEGAGHLLGRPVLP, from the coding sequence GTGAGTAGTCTGACCCCGGTTGTCATAGGGGGAGGGCTGGCGGGGTGCGAGGCGGCATGGGCGATGGCGCGCGCCGGAGTCGCATGCGTGCTCGTCGAGATGCGCCCGGCGGTCAAGACCGAGGCCCATGTCACCGGAACCCTCGCCGAACTCGTCTGTTCCAACTCCCTTCGGTCATCGAACCCCGACAACGCCGTCGGCCTCCTGAAATGGGAGATGTCCCAGCTTGGATCAGTCGTCATGCAAGCCGCATCGGGCTGCCGCGTCCCCGCCGGAGACGCCTTCGCGGTCGACCGCACCCTCTTCTCGGAGGCGGTCGAGAGCCTCGTGGAGAACCACGGGGCGATCACCGTGACGAGGGCCGAGGTGACCGATCTCCCGCCTTCCCGCAGGGTGATCGTTGCCACCGGCCCTCTCACGAGTCCGGCCCTATCGCGCAGGATCGCCGAGCTGACGGGCTCGGAACACCTCTACTTCTACGACGCCATCGCGCCCGTGATCTCCGACTGCTCCATCGACAGGTCCGTTGCCTTCCCCCAGTCCCGCTACGACAAGGGCGACGGCGGAGACTACCTCAACTGCCCGATGGACGCGGACACCTACCACCGTTTCGTGGATGCCCTGCTCGAAGCGGAAAAGGTTCCGGCCAGGGCCTTCGAGAAGGAGCTGCACTTCCCTGGCTGCATGCCCGTCGAGGCCATCGCCGCCTCCGGCCCCGAAGCACTCGCGCACGGGCCGCTCAAGCCCGTCGGTCTCACCGATCCGGCCACCGGCGCAAGACCGTATGCCGTCGTCCAGCTCAGGCGCGAGAACGCTTCCGGCACAGCCTGGAACCTCGTGGGATGCCAGACGAAGCTCACCTATCCCGAGCAGGCCAGGGTCCTCCGCATGGTCCCGGGGCTGGGGGATGCCGAGTTCCTGAGGTTCGGGTCGATGCACCGGAATACTTTCATCAACAGCCCTGCCGTGCTCGACGGGAGCCTGCGCCTCGTGCGCGACCCGTCGATCTCGTTCGCGGGCCAGATCACGGGAGTCGAGGGTTATGTGGAATCGGCTGCGTGCGGGATCCTGGCGGGCCTCTTCGCCGCATCCGAGGCCCTCGGGTCGGAACTCCCCCCGCCTCCGCCGGAGACGGCGCTCGGGAGCCTCCTCAGGCATGCCACGGTCTCTCCGCTCAGACACTTCCAGCCCAGCAACGTAAATTACGGCTTGTTCCCCGCGCTCCCCGGCCGTACCCCTGCCAGGATGCGGAATGCCGCCTACGCCGCACGCGCCAGGGAGGCATTCACACGCTGGATCGAGGGCGCCGGGCATCTCCTCGGGCGGCCGGTGCTGCCTTAG